A genome region from Micromonospora sp. M71_S20 includes the following:
- a CDS encoding acyl-CoA dehydrogenase family protein — MNFDLTPEQDQLRDAVRALGRRYGHDYFVSKARSGEHTTELWDEAGRLGYLGVNIPTEYGGGGGGITELAIVCEELAAAGCPLLLLVVSPAIAATVIARHGTEEQRKRYLPGFADGSLKVVFAITEPEAGSNFHRLGTVARRDGDDWLVSGRKCYISGVDEASYVLVVARTEDAVSGKLKPALFVVPTDASGLTRSKLDMEIVSPENQFLLYLDDVRLPADALVGESLDAGLPALFAGLNPERITVAAMGAGTGRYAIERASEYTATRKVWGGRTIGSHQGVAHPLAHAAVQVELARLMIHKAATLYDAGRDLEAGVSGNMAKYAAGEAAALAVDTAVQVLGGAGMTTEYGVATLLGAVRAGRIAPVSREMILNFVAQHVLGQDKSY, encoded by the coding sequence ATGAACTTCGACCTCACCCCCGAGCAGGACCAGCTCCGCGACGCCGTGCGCGCCCTGGGCCGCCGGTACGGCCACGACTACTTCGTCAGCAAGGCGAGATCCGGTGAGCACACCACCGAGCTGTGGGACGAGGCCGGCCGGCTGGGCTACCTCGGGGTCAACATCCCCACCGAGTACGGCGGCGGCGGGGGCGGGATCACGGAGCTGGCCATCGTCTGCGAGGAGCTGGCGGCGGCCGGCTGCCCGCTGCTGCTGCTGGTGGTCTCCCCGGCCATCGCGGCCACGGTGATCGCCCGGCACGGCACCGAGGAACAGCGCAAGCGCTACCTGCCCGGCTTCGCCGACGGCTCGCTGAAGGTGGTCTTCGCGATCACCGAACCGGAGGCCGGCTCCAACTTCCACCGACTCGGCACCGTGGCCCGCCGCGACGGCGACGACTGGCTGGTCTCCGGCCGCAAGTGCTACATCTCCGGCGTCGACGAGGCGTCGTACGTGCTGGTGGTGGCAAGGACCGAGGATGCGGTCTCCGGCAAGCTGAAGCCGGCGCTGTTCGTGGTGCCGACCGACGCGTCCGGGCTGACGCGGTCCAAGCTGGACATGGAGATCGTCTCCCCGGAGAACCAGTTCCTGCTCTACCTCGACGACGTGCGGCTGCCCGCCGACGCGCTGGTCGGCGAGTCGCTGGACGCCGGCCTGCCAGCGCTCTTCGCCGGGCTCAACCCGGAACGGATCACGGTCGCCGCCATGGGCGCCGGCACCGGCCGGTACGCCATCGAACGGGCCAGCGAGTACACCGCCACCCGCAAGGTCTGGGGCGGCCGGACCATCGGCTCCCACCAGGGCGTGGCCCACCCGCTCGCGCACGCGGCCGTGCAGGTGGAGCTGGCCCGCCTGATGATCCACAAGGCGGCCACCCTCTACGACGCGGGCCGCGACCTGGAGGCCGGGGTCTCCGGCAACATGGCCAAGTACGCCGCCGGGGAGGCCGCCGCGCTGGCCGTCGACACCGCCGTCCAGGTGCTCGGCGGGGCGGGCATGACCACCGAGTACGGCGTGGCCACGCTGCTCGGCGCGGTGCGCGCCGGCCGGATCGCCCCGGTCAGCCGCGAGATGATCCTCAACTTCGTCGCCCAGCACGTCCTCGGCCAGGACAAGTCCTACTGA